From one Deinococcus aetherius genomic stretch:
- a CDS encoding PaaI family thioesterase, with the protein MTAHDPSLIRDLLERAIETSEFTQFMGTRLTHFEHGRVEIEIDLKPVLTQHHGYAHGAVIGYLADTVSAWAAASVAGDVVTAEYKLNLLAPAKGETLWARGEVLRAGRRQVIVRADVYARGRGEDTHVAAALATISPVGGRPGREETA; encoded by the coding sequence ATGACCGCCCATGACCCCTCCCTCATCCGTGACCTCCTGGAACGCGCCATCGAGACGAGCGAGTTCACGCAGTTCATGGGCACGCGCCTCACCCACTTCGAGCATGGGCGGGTCGAGATCGAGATTGACCTCAAGCCCGTCCTGACGCAGCACCATGGATACGCGCACGGGGCGGTGATCGGCTACCTCGCGGACACCGTGAGCGCCTGGGCCGCCGCCTCGGTCGCCGGGGACGTGGTGACCGCCGAGTACAAGCTCAACCTGCTCGCCCCCGCCAAGGGGGAAACGCTGTGGGCACGCGGCGAGGTCCTGCGCGCGGGCCGCCGCCAGGTTATCGTGCGGGCCGACGTGTACGCCCGGGGCAGGGGAGAGGACACCCACGTCGCGGCGGCGCTGGCGACGATCTCCCCGGTCGGTGGGCGTCCGGGCCGGGAGGAAACGGCGTGA
- a CDS encoding type II toxin-antitoxin system VapC family toxin, with the protein MTRPVSVCLDSNVILSVRFREPGSEAVAGWLDSVPHLIVCGPVVAELMPRDPHAEEWLRDAGIEVDWTLGRSVWRRVGELHAGYTARRRSSGGGMPRRPLTDYLIGAHAEVSGFPLFTLNPADYAPLTELEVLTLRRT; encoded by the coding sequence ATGACCCGGCCCGTCTCCGTCTGCCTGGACTCCAACGTGATCCTCTCGGTAAGGTTTCGGGAACCCGGGTCGGAGGCGGTCGCGGGTTGGCTTGACAGTGTTCCCCACCTGATCGTTTGCGGCCCCGTCGTCGCGGAACTCATGCCGCGTGACCCTCACGCCGAGGAGTGGTTGCGGGATGCCGGGATCGAGGTGGACTGGACGCTGGGCCGGTCGGTGTGGCGCCGGGTCGGTGAGTTGCACGCCGGTTACACGGCGCGGCGGCGTTCGTCGGGGGGTGGGATGCCCCGGCGTCCCCTGACGGACTACCTGATCGGTGCTCACGCCGAGGTCAGCGGCTTCCCGCTCTTCACCCTCAACCCGGCGGACTACGCTCCCCTCACCGAACTCGAAGTCCTGACCCTCAGGAGAACCTGA
- a CDS encoding alpha/beta fold hydrolase — translation MERSAVSSQPSAGEDFHRVALGGRNFAYLEVSPPHPRANVLFLAWLGGSRLGWEGVVAEVGKEYRALAPDHRDTGDSDPFEDAFTLADLADDAAEFLRAVDAAPAFVVGLSMGGMVAQHLALRHPELVRGLVLVSTTPGGADSTPATERGRAALFLPADMEARERAQQALTLMTHDGFTEANPGMLELAARHAERHPMSEGSFKRQFRAIRAHDTTPGLARLTVPTLVLHGERDDLIPLPNAERLAAGISGADLQVYPGTGHMPHLERPQEFLADLRGFLQEQTN, via the coding sequence ATGGAGCGGTCAGCCGTCAGCTCTCAGCCGTCAGCGGGAGAGGACTTTCACCGGGTCGCGCTGGGGGGCAGGAACTTCGCCTACTTGGAGGTCTCCCCGCCTCACCCGCGCGCCAACGTCCTTTTCCTCGCCTGGCTGGGCGGCTCGCGGCTGGGGTGGGAGGGGGTCGTCGCGGAGGTCGGGAAGGAGTACCGCGCCCTCGCGCCCGACCACCGGGACACCGGAGACTCGGACCCGTTCGAGGACGCCTTCACACTCGCGGACCTCGCGGATGACGCCGCCGAGTTCCTGAGGGCGGTGGACGCCGCGCCCGCCTTCGTCGTGGGGCTGAGCATGGGCGGGATGGTCGCGCAGCACCTCGCGCTGCGGCACCCGGAACTCGTACGCGGGCTGGTGCTCGTCTCCACGACGCCGGGCGGGGCAGACTCGACCCCGGCCACCGAGCGGGGCAGGGCGGCCCTCTTCCTGCCCGCCGATATGGAGGCGCGGGAACGGGCACAGCAGGCCCTGACGCTGATGACGCACGACGGCTTCACCGAAGCCAACCCGGGAATGCTCGAACTCGCCGCCCGGCACGCCGAGCGCCACCCCATGAGCGAAGGGAGCTTCAAGCGGCAGTTCCGGGCGATCCGGGCGCACGACACGACGCCGGGGCTCGCCCGCCTCACCGTCCCCACCCTCGTGCTGCACGGCGAGCGCGACGACCTCATTCCCCTGCCGAACGCCGAGCGGCTGGCGGCAGGGATTTCAGGGGCGGACTTGCAAGTGTATCCGGGAACGGGGCACATGCCGCACCTCGAACGCCCACAGGAATTCCTGGCGGACCTGCGCGGGTTTTTGCAAGAGCAAACAAACTAA
- a CDS encoding MaoC family dehydratase — protein MTTIPLPDLRSRIGQEIALSDWVSVTQEMVNRFADATGDHQFIHVDPERAAQTPFGGPIAHGFLTLSLLAGHFMTGGGAPRLEGARMVVNYGLNRVRFISPVPVGSRLRNRAILVGVEDGQGYVQLTVANTVEIEGSERPAATAETVMRVYL, from the coding sequence ATGACCACCATTCCCCTCCCCGACCTCCGCTCCCGCATTGGCCAGGAGATCGCCTTATCTGACTGGGTGAGCGTCACGCAGGAGATGGTGAACAGGTTCGCCGACGCGACCGGGGACCACCAGTTCATCCACGTGGACCCCGAGCGGGCCGCGCAGACCCCCTTCGGCGGCCCCATCGCGCACGGCTTCCTGACGCTCTCTCTGCTGGCGGGGCACTTCATGACTGGGGGCGGCGCTCCCCGGCTGGAGGGGGCGCGGATGGTTGTGAATTACGGCCTGAACCGGGTGCGCTTCATCTCGCCCGTGCCCGTGGGGAGCCGCCTTCGTAACCGGGCGATCCTGGTGGGCGTGGAGGACGGACAGGGCTATGTCCAACTCACCGTCGCCAACACCGTCGAGATCGAGGGGAGTGAGCGCCCCGCCGCCACCGCTGAAACGGTGATGCGGGTGTACCTGTGA
- a CDS encoding SDR family oxidoreductase, with product MALKELFDLTGKVALITGGSRGLGLQIAEGLGEYGATVVLTARKQNELDEAKAHLEGLGITAHVYQNDLSQFDTIEPLVERIVSEVGPINILVNNAGATWGASAEEHPFEAWLKVINLNVNGLFLLTQAVGRLCMIPARSGRVVNVASVAGLKGNSPRMAGTVAYNTSKGAVVNFTRALASEWAKYDITVNSICPGYFPTKMTKGTIAYGEETILGATPLGRLGGPEDLKGLALLLSSDASAYMTGQNIAVDGGVTAI from the coding sequence ATGGCACTCAAGGAACTCTTCGACCTCACCGGCAAAGTCGCCCTGATCACCGGAGGCTCACGCGGCCTCGGCCTGCAAATCGCGGAGGGGCTGGGCGAGTACGGCGCGACCGTCGTCCTGACCGCTCGCAAACAGAACGAACTCGACGAGGCGAAGGCCCACCTGGAAGGGCTGGGGATCACCGCGCACGTCTACCAGAACGACCTCTCCCAGTTCGACACCATCGAGCCCCTCGTCGAGCGCATCGTGTCGGAGGTCGGCCCGATCAACATTCTGGTGAACAACGCCGGGGCCACCTGGGGCGCATCCGCTGAGGAGCACCCCTTCGAGGCGTGGCTCAAGGTCATCAACCTGAACGTGAACGGCCTCTTCCTCCTCACACAGGCGGTCGGCAGGCTATGCATGATCCCCGCCCGCTCGGGCCGCGTGGTGAACGTCGCCTCCGTCGCCGGGCTCAAGGGCAACAGCCCGCGCATGGCCGGAACCGTGGCCTACAACACGTCCAAGGGGGCCGTCGTCAACTTCACCCGCGCCCTCGCCTCCGAGTGGGCCAAGTACGACATCACCGTCAACTCGATCTGCCCCGGCTACTTCCCCACGAAGATGACCAAGGGCACCATCGCCTACGGGGAGGAAACCATCCTCGGCGCCACGCCCCTGGGCCGTCTCGGCGGGCCCGAGGACCTCAAGGGCCTCGCCCTGCTGCTCTCCAGCGACGCCTCGGCGTACATGACCGGGCAGAACATCGCGGTGGACGGCGGGGTGACGGCGATTTGA
- a CDS encoding AbrB/MazE/SpoVT family DNA-binding domain-containing protein — MATKALERRVHRATVTSKGQVTLPKALRDRLRLESGSVVEFVEEGETVTLQPARRRRRSFAEAIGTLEPPEGMTAEEYISDMRHEPGDREILQSGPGVKKITYIEDLLK; from the coding sequence ATGGCGACCAAGGCGTTGGAACGCCGCGTTCACCGAGCGACCGTCACGAGCAAGGGGCAGGTGACCTTACCTAAGGCGTTGCGCGACCGGCTGAGGTTGGAGTCGGGGAGCGTCGTGGAGTTCGTGGAGGAGGGCGAGACCGTGACCCTTCAACCAGCCAGGAGGCGCCGACGCAGTTTCGCGGAGGCCATCGGCACGCTGGAGCCCCCGGAAGGGATGACCGCCGAGGAGTACATCAGCGACATGCGGCATGAGCCCGGCGACCGCGAAATCCTGCAAAGCGGACCGGGTGTCAAGAAGATCACCTATATCGAAGACCTGCTCAAATGA
- a CDS encoding phosphotransferase family protein, with the protein MTRPDTAPVRPGEELPEGSLREVLRGRVEGDVDRLTVEQFPGGFSNLTYLLRLGDQEYVLRRAPLGPVAAKAHDMPREFRLLERVHPVLPVAPKPILLVEDPEVIGAPFYLMERRRGTVVRTRLPPEYAALQGAPQRLSQALADTLADLHAVDILAAGLRDLGKPEGFNRRQVEGWAGRWRRARTDDMPPVDELHDEDVIAWLTANTPPETAHTLVHNDFKLDNLMLDPHDPSRVVALLDWEMTTVGDPLVDLGLTLTYWTMPEMPGREPNRVGAVASAEGYYTREEFLSRYAERSGRDVSNVAWYEVLGHFKLAVIVGQIYARYRAGQTRDARFAPLGGQAQWLIGEAWRRIGEAGG; encoded by the coding sequence ATGACCCGCCCGGACACCGCCCCCGTCCGCCCCGGCGAGGAGTTGCCCGAAGGCTCGCTGCGGGAGGTCCTGCGCGGCCGGGTGGAGGGGGACGTGGACCGGCTGACGGTCGAGCAGTTCCCCGGCGGCTTCTCCAACCTGACCTATCTCCTCCGGCTAGGTGATCAGGAGTACGTCCTGCGCCGCGCGCCCCTCGGCCCGGTGGCGGCGAAGGCGCACGACATGCCGCGCGAGTTCCGGCTGCTGGAGCGTGTTCACCCCGTCCTGCCCGTCGCCCCGAAGCCCATCCTGCTCGTCGAGGACCCGGAGGTGATCGGCGCCCCCTTCTACCTGATGGAGCGGCGCCGTGGAACGGTCGTGAGGACGCGGCTGCCGCCCGAGTACGCCGCCCTGCAAGGCGCTCCCCAGAGGCTCTCGCAGGCGCTCGCGGATACCCTCGCCGATCTGCACGCGGTGGACATCCTTGCTGCGGGCCTGCGCGACCTCGGGAAACCGGAGGGCTTCAACCGGCGTCAGGTCGAGGGCTGGGCCGGACGCTGGCGCCGCGCCCGCACGGATGACATGCCCCCGGTAGACGAATTGCATGACGAGGACGTGATCGCGTGGCTGACCGCGAACACGCCCCCTGAGACGGCCCACACCCTCGTCCACAACGACTTCAAGCTCGACAACCTGATGCTCGACCCGCACGATCCCTCCCGCGTGGTCGCCCTCCTCGACTGGGAGATGACCACCGTGGGCGATCCCCTGGTGGATCTGGGCCTCACCCTCACCTACTGGACGATGCCAGAAATGCCGGGCCGAGAGCCCAACCGGGTGGGGGCGGTGGCGAGCGCCGAGGGCTACTACACGCGCGAGGAGTTCCTGAGCCGTTACGCCGAACGGAGCGGGCGGGACGTGTCGAACGTTGCATGGTACGAGGTGCTGGGCCACTTCAAGCTCGCCGTCATCGTGGGGCAGATTTACGCCCGTTACCGCGCAGGGCAGACCAGGGACGCCCGCTTCGCCCCGCTGGGTGGGCAGGCCCAGTGGCTCATCGGGGAGGCGTGGCGGCGGATCGGGGAGGCGGGGGGGTAG
- a CDS encoding PaaI family thioesterase, which yields MTTLDGTDAVAFAQSVLDSQPFSVLVGARVEEMSPSGVVVRVPFRQEITQHHGFAHGGVQAALADIALTFMGAAALGPSVLTSEFKINFVRPGMGEALVARGSVLSAGRRQAVTRCDIFAVQGDEERLVATALGTIVTADVPPAGGGPG from the coding sequence GTGACGACTCTCGACGGGACCGACGCGGTTGCCTTCGCCCAGAGTGTCCTCGACTCGCAGCCCTTCAGCGTGCTCGTGGGGGCGAGGGTCGAGGAGATGTCGCCCTCCGGTGTGGTCGTGCGGGTGCCCTTCCGGCAGGAGATCACTCAGCACCACGGCTTCGCGCACGGGGGCGTGCAGGCGGCGCTGGCCGACATCGCCCTCACCTTCATGGGAGCGGCGGCGCTGGGGCCGAGTGTGCTCACGTCAGAGTTCAAGATCAACTTCGTGCGGCCCGGGATGGGGGAGGCGCTCGTCGCTCGGGGCAGCGTGCTCAGCGCCGGGAGGCGTCAGGCCGTCACCCGCTGCGACATCTTCGCCGTGCAGGGGGATGAGGAGCGGCTGGTCGCCACCGCGCTCGGCACCATCGTCACGGCGGACGTGCCGCCTGCGGGGGGAGGGCCAGGATGA
- a CDS encoding macro domain-containing protein produces the protein MTLAYMDGDATLPQGEGPKVLVHICNDVGAWGRGFVLALSRRHREPERAYKRWALGETGQPFVLGEVQFVPVAPDLTVANLIGQRDIARKNRPTGVPPVRYEAIRGGLAKVREEARCLGASVHMPRIGAGVAGGDWSLIEPIILEELVNHGLPVTVYDLPTVETGVTP, from the coding sequence ATGACGCTGGCTTACATGGATGGTGACGCCACCCTGCCACAGGGCGAGGGGCCGAAGGTGCTCGTTCATATTTGCAACGATGTGGGCGCTTGGGGCCGGGGCTTCGTGCTCGCGCTGTCGAGACGTCACCGGGAGCCGGAACGGGCGTACAAGCGTTGGGCATTGGGGGAAACCGGGCAGCCGTTCGTGCTGGGTGAGGTCCAGTTCGTCCCCGTCGCGCCTGACCTGACGGTGGCAAACCTGATCGGTCAACGCGACATCGCGCGCAAAAACCGCCCGACGGGAGTGCCGCCCGTGCGGTATGAGGCCATCCGAGGGGGGCTCGCAAAGGTGCGAGAGGAGGCGCGGTGTTTGGGGGCCAGTGTCCACATGCCCCGCATCGGCGCGGGTGTGGCGGGGGGTGATTGGTCCCTCATCGAGCCGATCATCCTCGAAGAACTCGTCAACCACGGCCTCCCCGTCACCGTCTACGACCTTCCCACCGTCGAAACGGGCGTGACCCCATGA
- a CDS encoding acyl-CoA dehydrogenase family protein, translated as MTMFDVSPRTRDLHARLSNFMEEHIYPNEAEFNRQVNEGNRWEHVQLIEDLKPRARAQGLWNLFLPPASDPQGVFGPGLSNLEYAPLCEVMGRVWWAPEIFNCNAPDTGNMEVLARYGTPEQQERWLTPLLNGEIRSAFSMTEPEVASSDATNIQASIVRDGDEYVINARKWWTSGAGDPRCAVSIFMGKTDPGAERHLQQSMILIPMDAPGVTIERMLTVFGYDDAPHGHAEMTFENVRVPAASLLLGEGRGFEIAQGRLGPGRIHHCMRLIGQAERALDLMVERASERVAFGKPLSGHQHVREAIAHSRMEIDQARLLTMQAAHMMDTVGNKEARGQIAAIKVVAPNVALRVIDRAIQVFGGAGVSQDTPLANMYAQARTLRLADGPDIVHTETVAKEEIKRQQRAKERRAEVVGD; from the coding sequence ATGACGATGTTCGACGTTTCGCCCCGCACCCGCGACCTGCACGCCCGCCTGAGCAACTTCATGGAGGAGCACATCTACCCCAACGAGGCCGAGTTCAACCGTCAGGTCAACGAGGGCAACCGCTGGGAGCATGTGCAGCTCATCGAGGACCTCAAGCCGAGGGCGCGTGCCCAGGGCCTGTGGAACCTCTTCCTGCCGCCCGCCTCGGACCCGCAGGGCGTGTTCGGCCCCGGCCTGAGCAACCTGGAGTACGCTCCCCTGTGCGAGGTCATGGGCCGGGTGTGGTGGGCGCCCGAAATCTTCAACTGCAACGCGCCCGACACCGGCAACATGGAGGTCCTCGCCCGCTACGGCACCCCCGAGCAGCAGGAGCGGTGGCTGACCCCCCTCCTGAACGGCGAGATCCGCTCCGCCTTCTCGATGACCGAGCCCGAGGTGGCGTCGAGCGACGCGACGAACATCCAGGCGAGCATCGTGCGTGACGGGGACGAGTACGTGATCAACGCGCGCAAGTGGTGGACTTCCGGCGCGGGCGACCCCCGCTGTGCCGTCAGCATCTTCATGGGCAAGACGGACCCGGGGGCCGAGCGTCACCTCCAGCAGTCCATGATCCTGATTCCGATGGACGCGCCCGGCGTGACCATCGAGCGGATGCTGACCGTCTTCGGCTACGACGACGCCCCGCACGGCCACGCGGAGATGACCTTCGAGAACGTGCGGGTACCCGCCGCAAGCCTCCTGCTCGGGGAGGGGCGCGGCTTCGAGATCGCGCAGGGGCGGCTGGGGCCGGGGCGCATCCACCACTGCATGCGGCTGATCGGGCAGGCGGAGCGGGCGCTGGACCTCATGGTGGAACGTGCCTCCGAACGTGTCGCCTTCGGCAAGCCGCTGAGCGGGCACCAGCACGTCCGCGAGGCGATTGCCCACAGCCGCATGGAGATCGACCAGGCGCGGCTGCTGACCATGCAGGCCGCGCACATGATGGACACGGTGGGCAACAAGGAGGCGCGCGGGCAGATCGCAGCGATCAAGGTCGTCGCGCCCAACGTCGCCCTGCGGGTGATCGACCGCGCCATCCAGGTCTTCGGCGGCGCGGGCGTCAGCCAGGACACGCCCCTCGCCAACATGTACGCCCAGGCCCGCACCCTGCGCCTCGCCGACGGCCCCGACATCGTTCACACCGAGACGGTGGCGAAGGAGGAGATCAAGCGGCAGCAACGGGCGAAGGAGCGGCGGGCCGAGGTGGTGGGGGACTGA
- a CDS encoding acyl-CoA dehydrogenase: MAPFLSRRDLQFQLYEVLDTASLPERPRFAEHSREVYDDVLGLAYNVADKYFANHARESDLNEPHIVDGKVKLVPAAAQAMKAFREAGFFSAHADEELGGLGLPNVVAQAMHAHFKAANIGTSSYPFLTIGNANLQRVFASPEQQQKYMLPLLEGRWFGTMALSEPHAGSGLADIRTTATPREDGTYSITGTKMWISAGEHELSENIVHLVLARIRGAPSGVKGISLFIVPRYRVNEDGSVGESNNVVLAGLNHKMGYRGTTNTLLNFGEGGETVGELIGEPGQGLRYMFHMMNGARIGVGMGAVMLGYAGYLASLEYARERRQGRHASNKDPGSEPVAIIEHADVRRLLLRQKSFVEGGLALGLYAAHLEDEIETGPEEVRRETELLLDLLTPVVKSWPSKYSQEALSDAIQVMGGAGYTRDYPVEMYYRDNRLNPIHEGTEGIQGNDLLGRKVSQAGGRGLEVLLERMQADLRASEGLEGLDEIRTALHQAVAQSTGALRAILTQAPELGPDLFLANANSALEMLGHTVIGWMWLRQAIAAARQLPEARGDEADFYRGKLQAARFFATHELPKVKAHADLLASADRTTFDMQAAWF, translated from the coding sequence ATGGCCCCCTTCCTGTCCCGCCGCGACCTGCAATTCCAGCTCTACGAGGTGCTCGACACCGCCTCGCTGCCTGAGCGCCCCCGCTTCGCTGAGCACTCCCGCGAGGTGTACGATGACGTGCTGGGCCTCGCCTACAACGTCGCCGACAAGTATTTCGCCAACCACGCCCGCGAGTCGGACCTCAACGAGCCGCACATCGTGGACGGCAAGGTCAAACTCGTCCCCGCCGCCGCCCAGGCGATGAAGGCCTTCCGCGAGGCAGGCTTTTTCAGCGCCCATGCCGACGAGGAGCTGGGCGGCCTGGGGCTGCCCAACGTGGTCGCGCAGGCCATGCACGCGCACTTCAAGGCCGCGAACATCGGCACGAGCAGCTATCCCTTCCTGACCATCGGGAACGCCAACCTGCAACGCGTCTTCGCCTCGCCCGAGCAGCAGCAGAAGTACATGCTTCCCCTGCTGGAGGGCCGCTGGTTCGGCACGATGGCCCTCTCCGAGCCACACGCGGGGTCGGGCTTGGCGGACATCCGCACCACCGCCACCCCGAGGGAGGACGGCACGTACTCGATCACCGGCACGAAGATGTGGATTTCGGCGGGCGAGCACGAACTGTCGGAGAACATCGTCCACCTCGTCCTGGCGCGCATCAGGGGCGCTCCCTCCGGGGTGAAGGGCATCTCCCTCTTTATTGTGCCCAGATACCGCGTGAACGAGGACGGCAGCGTCGGCGAATCCAACAACGTCGTCCTGGCCGGACTCAATCACAAGATGGGCTACCGGGGCACCACGAACACGCTGCTCAACTTCGGGGAGGGCGGCGAGACGGTCGGGGAGCTGATCGGCGAGCCCGGCCAGGGCCTCCGGTACATGTTCCACATGATGAACGGCGCCCGCATCGGGGTAGGGATGGGCGCGGTCATGCTGGGGTACGCGGGTTACCTCGCTAGCCTGGAGTACGCCCGCGAGCGGCGGCAGGGGCGGCACGCGAGCAACAAGGACCCGGGAAGCGAGCCCGTCGCCATCATCGAGCACGCCGACGTGCGGCGCCTCTTGCTGCGGCAGAAGAGCTTCGTGGAGGGCGGCCTCGCGCTCGGGCTGTACGCCGCCCACCTGGAGGACGAGATCGAGACCGGGCCCGAGGAGGTGAGGCGTGAGACCGAACTCCTCCTCGACCTGCTCACGCCCGTCGTCAAGAGCTGGCCGAGCAAGTACAGCCAGGAGGCGCTGAGCGACGCGATTCAGGTCATGGGCGGAGCCGGGTACACCCGCGACTACCCGGTCGAGATGTACTACCGTGACAACCGCCTCAACCCCATCCACGAGGGCACGGAGGGGATTCAGGGGAACGACCTCTTGGGCCGCAAGGTGTCTCAAGCGGGCGGGCGTGGGCTGGAGGTGCTGCTTGAAAGGATGCAGGCCGACCTGCGGGCGTCCGAGGGCCTGGAGGGACTCGACGAGATTCGCACGGCGCTGCACCAGGCCGTCGCTCAGAGCACCGGGGCGCTGCGGGCCATCCTCACCCAGGCCCCTGAACTTGGCCCCGACCTCTTCCTGGCGAATGCGAACAGCGCCCTGGAAATGCTGGGGCACACCGTCATCGGCTGGATGTGGTTGCGGCAGGCCATTGCTGCGGCCCGTCAGCTTCCCGAGGCGCGGGGCGACGAGGCCGACTTCTACCGGGGCAAGCTCCAGGCCGCCCGCTTCTTTGCCACGCACGAATTGCCGAAGGTGAAGGCGCACGCGGACCTGCTGGCGAGCGCGGATCGCACGACATTCGACATGCAGGCGGCGTGGTTTTGA
- a CDS encoding SDR family NAD(P)-dependent oxidoreductase yields MEFQNKVIVVTGSASGIGLALATRFAREGATVIASDLNAEVGAQKAVEIGARFVPANVAKEEDIQALIDGVIAREGRIDLFCSNAGIAIGEGPETPDKQWDLIHKVNVMSHVWAARHLLPHMLERGEGHLLNTASAAGLLTELHSAPYAVTKHAALAFAEWLAITYGDRGIKVSCLCPEGVWTPMIQNAPILQQTAITTDELVEKTLEVLRRDGFLITTHPTTLQSFQNKANDYDGWIGKMRRLREKAMALLAAHGGRAFEAGEQAR; encoded by the coding sequence ATGGAATTCCAGAACAAAGTCATCGTCGTCACCGGCTCCGCCTCCGGCATCGGCCTCGCGCTGGCGACCCGCTTCGCGCGGGAGGGGGCCACCGTCATCGCCTCCGACCTCAACGCCGAGGTGGGGGCCCAGAAGGCGGTGGAAATCGGTGCCCGCTTCGTGCCCGCCAACGTGGCGAAGGAAGAGGACATCCAGGCCCTCATTGACGGCGTGATCGCCCGGGAAGGCCGCATCGACCTCTTCTGCTCGAACGCGGGCATCGCCATCGGCGAGGGGCCGGAGACGCCCGACAAGCAGTGGGACCTGATCCACAAGGTCAACGTGATGAGCCACGTCTGGGCCGCCCGCCACCTGCTGCCGCATATGCTGGAACGCGGCGAGGGCCACCTCCTGAACACGGCGTCGGCGGCGGGACTGCTCACCGAGCTGCACTCCGCCCCCTACGCAGTCACCAAGCACGCGGCGCTCGCCTTCGCCGAGTGGCTGGCGATCACCTACGGCGACCGGGGGATCAAGGTCTCCTGCCTGTGCCCCGAGGGCGTCTGGACCCCGATGATCCAGAACGCGCCCATCCTCCAGCAGACGGCGATCACGACGGACGAACTCGTCGAGAAGACGCTGGAGGTGCTGCGGCGGGACGGCTTCCTGATCACGACGCACCCCACGACCCTCCAGTCGTTCCAGAACAAGGCGAACGACTACGACGGCTGGATCGGCAAGATGCGCCGGTTGCGCGAGAAGGCGATGGCGCTGCTCGCCGCGCACGGGGGCCGCGCCTTCGAGGCAGGAGAGCAGGCCCGATGA
- a CDS encoding NADPH:quinone oxidoreductase family protein has protein sequence MRALICDHFDEPEALTVQSVPDPTPGPGQVVLDVEAAGVNYPDALMVQGLYQVKPPFPFTPGAEAAGVVSAVGEGVQGIQLGQRVVAFTGTGAFAERLLAPANAVMPLPEGMDAAVAASLPLAYGTSMHALVDRAQLQPNETLLVLGAAGGVGLAAVMIGKALGARVIAAASTQEKLTLAREHGADETLNYAEGDLRGGLKTLTGGKGPDVIFDPVGGDLAEPAFRSIGWGGRYLVVGFAGGDIPRLPLNLPLLKGASLVGVFWGEFARRDPRGNARNLARLAGWVGDGTIRPLVSERYPLERAPVALRALLDRRVTGKVVVTP, from the coding sequence ATGCGCGCCCTGATCTGCGACCATTTCGACGAGCCCGAGGCCCTGACCGTCCAAAGCGTGCCCGACCCCACCCCCGGCCCCGGCCAGGTCGTGCTCGACGTGGAGGCGGCGGGCGTGAACTACCCCGACGCGCTGATGGTGCAGGGGCTGTATCAGGTCAAGCCGCCCTTCCCCTTCACGCCGGGGGCGGAGGCGGCGGGCGTCGTCTCGGCGGTCGGGGAGGGGGTGCAGGGCATCCAGCTCGGCCAACGGGTCGTGGCATTTACCGGCACAGGTGCATTTGCCGAGAGGCTGCTCGCCCCCGCAAATGCGGTCATGCCCCTCCCGGAGGGGATGGACGCGGCCGTCGCCGCCAGCCTCCCTCTCGCTTACGGCACGTCCATGCACGCGCTTGTGGACCGGGCGCAACTCCAACCAAATGAAACTCTGCTCGTCCTCGGCGCGGCGGGCGGGGTGGGGCTCGCGGCGGTGATGATCGGGAAGGCGCTGGGGGCGCGGGTCATCGCGGCGGCGAGTACCCAGGAGAAGCTGACCCTGGCCCGCGAGCACGGGGCGGACGAGACACTGAACTACGCCGAAGGGGACCTGCGGGGCGGCCTCAAGACGTTGACGGGCGGGAAGGGGCCGGACGTGATCTTCGACCCGGTGGGCGGGGACCTCGCCGAGCCCGCCTTCCGTTCTATCGGCTGGGGGGGTCGGTATCTCGTGGTGGGCTTCGCGGGGGGCGACATTCCGAGGCTGCCCCTCAATCTCCCTCTTCTGAAGGGCGCGTCGTTGGTCGGCGTGTTCTGGGGCGAGTTCGCCCGGCGGGACCCGCGCGGCAACGCCCGCAACCTCGCGCGGCTGGCGGGGTGGGTGGGGGACGGGACGATCCGGCCGCTGGTCAGCGAACGTTACCCGCTGGAACGCGCCCCCGTGGCCCTGCGCGCCCTGCTGGACCGCCGGGTGACGGGCAAGGTGGTGGTCACGCCCTGA